In the Dysidea avara chromosome 14, odDysAvar1.4, whole genome shotgun sequence genome, agtacagaaacaagctggagtaaagtgcacaatattaaatcacagtaaaacaattaaaattgttatatccttactgtgcatttccatcttaggcacagtagagatatacctgtatatataacaattttaactgttttactgtgatttaatattgtccAGCTTGGTTCTGCACTTTGTATTGGAGCACTCTTGACCCCTACTCTGGTtagaaatttctaatttttccttatacttgtttgtttactttatttcaaataattattatgactggtgaacccatgcataccgcatcaaacaAAAGAAATGTCATCGCGCGCCCCAGttaatcaattattgtctgaaaagtgaagtatacatTACTCTtcgttgttagctatgttcaacccgtttcACAGCAGTACAAGTCaacaactgttcgaaaagcacctctacaatgtAAGTAGCCAATATGAAAattacagacgatttccgtttatAGGAAAGGAAGCCACCGCTAAtcgccactttttgctgtcagcaaagatgaatggaacacaaaggaggatactagtaagtccatgaaaaatgcattttaagtactgtggcatgccaaaaggcacctctcgggcatCAAATagcgaaaaaatcaaacctgtagccttagccattattgagttacgctggtctgaaggcatcaatcagtcagtcagtcaggcagtcagtcagtagaaaattccgttaaataatttttttttaaatttgtagcaacttgttgaaagcattttagaTCAAtgtgaaggcacttttgagcttTATTTAGCCTAACCAATAGTGCCAAGTAGCTGTGAAGGATTTCAGAGGATGGTTTCTGGCCGATATATTTCCAAGGGCCACGCCCACATCTTCGagacccctactatacagcactaccatactgtataatatatatatatatataattactaCCCATACAAAAATACCAATGGGTTGTGCCATCACCAAACATGTGCTACTGTATTTTTTTTTGCGCTGAACAGAATAACTGATATAATATCTACAAAACTTTTGCTAAGTGTACTTCATTTGTGATTGCCTGCATGTAAAATCTCTGCACATTTAAATTTATACAGTATAAGTGGTATATTAAAGAATTACAATTTTGGGAAAATGTTCTATTGCACACTAGTTAAATACACATACATTCAGTGATGGCTTATAATCTTTCATGTATTGATCCATTATTACAACAGTATGTAATATGGAAGTAATATGTACCTATACTAACATTCTAAGTTCTCGTATGAAAAGGATGTGGGCAGAATGGAGTTGGATGGGGCTCTACTTCACGCATAATATGCTAGTACAGTAACTCAGTGGTGTAGCTGAGGGGGGGCAtctgcccccctcccccccccccccccccatcagaAATTCTAGTCTGGTGGCCGCCTCCTTCGAACATGCAAAAAGGGCGGGCGCCGCCAAACTACAAGTTCACCCATCACCATTGCTTACAATATCAGCTAGCCTGGCACTTGCTGGTGGTTATCGCCAGTACATGTCTGAAATCATGATGTACAACAGTCATTTCCAGTATGAGTGGGATTCACGAAAACATTAGGATTGTTGTTCTATATTTAGACCAGCTACCCATGTGATGGTCCACTCCAAAGATTTTGAAGAAAGGCGGGTGACCTTCTACAATTGAATCTTGAGAAAACACTGATATCTGGGTGATAAATTGTTGGCACCTATTGAGAGTTAAATGTAAGAGCTTTCACCGATCATGGTTAATGTTTGTAGACTTTCTGGAAGTTTCACCGTGCCGGTATAAAATGCCGAAGAGGCAGCATGAGATTTTATCTATGCCTACTGTGACTCTGAAGCAAGGTCTATCATAGAGGGGATTATAAAGTCGGAATTGAGTTAAGTAGTTTACCTGGGATTTGGAATGGTTGGACAAAATCAGCCGACTGCGTGACCGCAAGGAGTCACATCAGGCCTCAGTGTGTCTAATGTAAGCAGTTATAACACATCAACATGCTATTCTAATTCTGCTTTTACGTGACTGTGGATGAATATGTTGGAGTACAGTGAGGAACGTGAGATGAGGCTCGACTCTGCAGTATAGCTTTTTACAAGTACGAACATAGTTGTGATTTAGTTAACTGTAATTAAttcaacaccgtatgttggctagcccatcattgggtcattagccttttatACAATGATTACGACATTGAGCGTTTCGTGGGTATACCTGTCACCCCATCACCTTCCGGCCGGCTACATCCCTGGTACAGTTTAGTGGTAAGCATTACAGTAATTTACAGGATTTCATACTCACTAACTGcttgataccttcagacaagagtCAATAAATAATGGCTATAAGACTATGGGACTGCTTTATTTTATATTACTGTTATACTACACCTCATAAGCCTGAAAGGTGCATTtaacataccgcagtacatacagtgtatgaatTAGGGAGCTACCTTTGTCCTGAGATCATAGCCACAGCTACACATAGCACGAAAGTTTGACAGGGGAACTGTCAGGAAGATGTTAGGTAAAACTACAGTtacatgtactgtaaatttGTAACTTGGTGCTGACATATtcgtgactggatttgcgaaaaggggtcttctacacacatctaattctatactttggaagaccataacttaattTTCAAAGTAGATACAAACCTCAGGGTTTCGTTATCAATTCACCTATGTTGGTTCTCACTACAGTCCAAATTTCAAGCTAATAGCTTATTATAATCTGAAATTGTGAATCATCAAAGTCAgtatattggatgtgtgtggaagaccccttttcgcaaaccCGGTCAATTTATGCAAATTTTCAATCTATTAAACTGGGCCATATAATAGCTGCAAAAATATTCACATAAACTGCTTGATCATTGACACATACGTAGCCATCATTTAACCCTTCCACAGTAATTATATGTATTACAAGTACAACCAGCTTCCTATCTAGGGTACATCTTTTCTTTGTCCAGTAATAGCTGATAAGGTGCAGAATTGAGTAATTGATTATCATATCTACCTAGCAGCAATTACCAGATTTCTTTTAGCAACCTCAGCTTGGTTAAACAGGCTAATCAAAAAATTTCATCATTCCATGCCATTgcttgtccaatacaaaatacatgtatttttatacTACCAGCAAAAACACAAATTTACAGCCATATAATCTCTACAGCAATCCATATGTTTAAAGAAAGCCAAGAAAGCCCTTGTCGAATACTAACTGTACAGGTATGATAACATTACCATAGCAACATTTATTCATTGTCGAATGACAACATAAGTCATGCCCCATACAATAATCCATTGGAAAACCCAAAACTACAAGTTGTAAACCTCGACCAAATTCACTAAACTTGGTACCATTCTACGCAGTGAAAGATTCTTAATAAGATCCCGACTACAAATTGCAAAACAGGTTAGCTTAAAGAGATGTGTTGTAAAAACATGCCCAAACGTGTTTCGCGTGTGTTCTAAATACAAAATTTTGCATTTCAAGGCTTCATTCTAGCTTTAGCATTACACAAATAGCTTACACACCAGGCAAATCACCTTTCTTCTCGGAATGTGATGAGCCAAGTCTCACTACCATTAAACAAAGCATGTGAAAGCTATGGCGGTTTGTTTAGAAGGTAGTGTTATAGCTATTTACATGAAACGGAAAAATTGATGTGGAAATAATTATGACAGTTTGATATGGATGTGCCATCTCAACTGGTGTACCTTAGCACGCATTCAGTTTTCAAGTAACCGCACACTCTTCTCAGTTGTACCTCTTAAAAAAACAACTCTTTACACATTGaggtgtatggtagtgtgtactTTAACACAGGAGCTGTTTACTTTAGTGTGCATTGAATGCGGAACACGTGCGTTATTGTTAAAGCTGGAGATGTGTTTTAATAGTAATGTGcacgtgtattatctatggtataacCGTACACATACCTGGTAGAGACGGCATACATATCTGAAACAGAGCTATAGGTGAGTATGAAGCGACAACTCAGCTGGGCAAAGAGCGGCAAAAAACCCGGTTTTTGGATATCCGGATTAGACCGACTAGTTTTCTTCTATCATAAGCTAAACATAGGATTAATACGgtagcaatatattgcaatatggTCAGGTTATAACCCAGTAAGAAAAACAATTTCCCAGTTTATATCCTGACATTTACTGTGAGAAGCGGGTGCACCATAGATCCTCTGATCTATGACTCAACGTATACACAACTCAGGTGCACGTGTTTACGTGTCACTGAATACACTTGTCTCCTGGCGTAAGTCAGTTCCGCGAAGCCAACTATTATAGCACCATAAATTAGCATAGTCTGTAGCAAAATCTCACCTTACGATGCATTTTTCAGGTTCCTCCTGCAGGCTTGGCTGTCGCTAAAAAATACAACCTGGACTGGTAGTCGATGCAAAAATTGTAGTTACCTTGGTGATACAATATTTGGCGCTGTTTCGGTGAAGTTGTAGCTTTTTACGCTCTTTCAACCTTCGTTCAAAACAGCGGTAGAGCCTGAAGTGACTGACTGCAGAGTACCTTTGGGAAAGTGGTACCTTCGCTATTTCAGTCACTCGAGCTCAGTGGAACGTCCGAAGGAAGGAAGGAAACCTGAGGGACTGAGAAGCCAGTATCAACCTGACAACCCGTAAGTAAACGGCATGTTAGATGTTAGACACTTTTCTTGCAGTTGTCGTAATTTAGTCCAATAGGATGACCACTTACTTCATTGAAGGCTAAGATAAGAAACCCATGGCAGAGGCCGGGGAATACATCAGAGCAGTAGGTATTGGAAGCTGTGTAGTGACTAACTTTACATTTTCCCTGAATACTCACTGACAAAAATTCTACTACACAGGTGtggaaaatattttgtggtttgaTAATTAAAGTGTAATGATTTTAGGTCAGCAACCATATCCAAAATCACATTGCAGTGCCGTTGGTCTACTGACTTGTATACACTTCAGTGTTCTATGCAAGGTATTTAATGTGTTCCCAATTATATTTCTTTCTACTCTTCAACTGTAGGTGTAGCTATCTGAAAGACGACGATGTTGGCTACTTTGCTGTGCATACAATGGCAGGTAAAAAACAGTTTATTGTGACAATGATATTTGATGTTTGTGCTGTTTTAGACGAAACGTGGCATAGCTGAGTAATGGCATGGTGGTGTAAGCTTGTAGCTGCCATCTTCAACATTTGGAGAATGGAGCAGACTGGACTTAACTGCCTCACATTATAGTACCGTGTGCCTATTGATTCATGTACAATTGTTCTGTGCAAGGTATTGCCTGTGCTTTCAAGCATTTTCCTTTATACCATCTGCTGTAGGTGTAGCTATCTGAAAGACGATGATGTTGACTACTTTGCTGTGAATACAGTACaggtaaaaatattttatttaaccATGCATGATATTCAATGTTGTGTTATTTCAGACAAAGTGCAACATGGTCAAGCAACGACAGGTGGTATCAGTAGATTTGTTGCTGCCATCTTCTTCATTGATCAGAACATCTGAGCAGACTAGGCTCAACTGGCTTCCTCCACCTACAGAACAATTGtattttttgtgtgtatgtatttgtattcATTTAAAGAATGAAATAACTGATTGTGGTAACAAAACACGTAaaattgcataaaactaatgaAAAAAGGTATGTTGGGATTACAAGAACTTTTGTGTGTGTTACACACAAAAAAATGTGTAAATACTACGCATGTACCAGTGTGGTATTTGTGGCAACAATTTCACACAAAATTTTGTGTGATATATACACATCTGTTTTACAATTAATATATGCTAAATTACCTCACTTTAAGAATTTAAAGCAAAGCATTAATTATTTAGAGACTGCATGCTGGTATGAAGCATTCAGTCACAGTAAAACATCCTAATCTAGATTATATAGGTACCTTATGTGCTGTATCTATAATGCTGTCACTGCTGTGTGACTTGTGTTATTAAATTCATTATTACGATAAACTTGACAATTAGCTATCAAATTCTGCTCTTCCATCATAGCTAATTAACATCAGGGATCCCAAGACTGTACAACTGttagttgtgtgtatgtatatttcCTATAGCATATacaaattgtgtgtatatatattgtaAAGCATTCTGCATGGTTAACGTTGATGATAAGGTCTGCATATTtacgtagctatatatagtatataaatGACCTTATTGTATTGGCTTTCTGTATAGCCATGACTCATGGAGCAATTTGTAGGAAGTATAGGTGACTATAGCATGTGGATTTGTGAAGCCTGGTAGTAGCTATAGCATGCAAGCAAGTTGCCTGCGAGACAACCAACTGTTTGGGTGCTGGTCTAGTTTAAGATTCAAGTAAACTCATTTAGCAACATGTCTAATGTACCACACACACTTGCTGTGACTCGCATTTCCTAGATTATCTCTCTTCTCTATTTCATCCTCCACTTACAGGCATTATAGTTTAATGTAAAAACTTGGAATTGTAAAATACAGAATGTAAATAGGCGGTAAAATAGCCACAAGCAACTTATACTTGCCAAGTAATTGGTGCACAAATTTTGACCCTTCTCCCAAGGCAAATTTAAGAAGTTTACTAACTTGCATTCTTTGAGTCAAAATTAAGATTTGTGGCATTAATTGCTCCCTTAGCATTGATTACTGCAATCCCTTCTAGTGGCTCCATGTTTGCAAGTGCAGAGATTAACCTCAAATATTTTTCATAGTCTGTGGTGCATTTTACTTCACAATTTACAGCAAATGTAACCAGTAAACAAGCATGCTAATTATAATGGACAGTAAAGTAAATAATTGTCAACGACTGTTGATCACTTCCTCTAAGGTTCTTGTACCACGAGAAACAACCGAGTTCCGAAGAAGAGATTTTTTAAATTTCCCATCCATAAATTCCTTTATGAAGTCATCGACTGGATTTTGTTGAGGAAACAATCTCAACAACTCGCCACCAAACATTTCCATGTCAACATCACGACCGAACAGAGAAAAGTTCTTACAAAAATCTAGATCTATCAGAACAGGCATGTATTGTTCATTAAAGCATATATTAGGCATTCTAAGGTCACAGTGCATAATACCATTGTTGTGTATATCACAAATGACTTTGTACACCTTCTCTACCAGCTCAAGGCAACAATCCTTGGCTTCGTCATCAGTTAAAGGATCATGGCATATTTTATTGTATAAATAGAACCCATGAGGCTTTTCTTGGTAAGCAGGAACTATGCCTTGTGAAATGCTCACTCCAGAGACTAATCTAGCCAATTGATAGAATGAACTCATAAGGATTGGTTTCTTCAAACATTTGTAGCTGTTCATCAGCAAAATTCCAAACTTCGACTTGCAAAGTTGAGAATTGTTCAAAAGACTGTTGCACTCCAGTGTTGTCAGATAAACTGCATATTTGTCACTGAGTGGCCTATCATGTGCTCTAAGACACACACCTTGGTTACCCCTTATGGCTTTTAGTAATTCTAAACAAACTTCTCCCTTTGTAAGGCATTTTATGGAATAGCGAAATGACACTGATGTGGAATCATATCTTAAGCTTACTTTGACAACGCAACGTTTGACATCAATACGGGGGAATGCAAATGCAGTGATTTCTGGTTCACTGACACCAAAAGCTTTAAGTAGCCGTAGGAAGCCAAATAGAAGAAGAACAGTTTTCTTAGCAGTAAGAACGTATGCAGGTTTAGAATGCACTTCAATGTATAACAATGTTGAACTATCTTTGAAAACTAAGACGTCACCACGGTTTCTCTCAGATTTGAAAGCACAATCTGGCAGCATACTGATTGAACGATCTTTTAATTTCAATGCTTTATCAGTTTCAATCCGATAGAGAGTGTCATTGGGATCAACGCATTTCTTTACAATTTCTTTGGCTAATTCTTTGCTGTCACTGTGTAATGGACTTCTTACTTCATCTGCAAGCTCACCAAGATTGTAGAATTTGATATCAtccaaattattaattttaacttTTACTGGAAATGGTGTACTATGGAGTTTTGTTTCATCCTGAAGCAATGCACAATATTCAAGGGGAAGTACTGATGACTCAGACGAAGAAGCTCTGACTGTGGATTCTGCCATATCTGCAAAGATCAAAATAAACAACATAAATATCACCACATTTACTCTAACCATAGATGtctatacagtgttaatagAACAAGGGGAAGCAATCCAAGTAGGGATGCAAAaataaaagcagtgaaacaagaaaatTGTATGAACTTGGAATACACAAATTTCTCTTTTAGCTACACCAGTTTACTGATATCCACATGGCTAAAGTACGGATAAATAAATTTCTGTGATAGTTTTATAAGGTGCTGGCCGCCATCTTGAAACGTGATCACCACTACAGAGAACGCCTTTTTCCAAGGGGTAAGGCAATGATCCGGCGAACGCGTTTGTATTGAAGTTAATGGAAACATTTTGTAGTCTTACCAGACCAGTTATAGACCCTGGACAGCGCAAGAATGAGCCAACTGGCACATCGAATCAAGATGGCTAAACAAGCCATCGCCCTAGTACAAGGTCGCACCATATACTTCAATTACACCCACCACACAATCAATTTAATCAAGAGACACTCCCAACACTCACCAGCAAAAAATCACCACGAGAACCAGCACTGGTTCGCCAACGATATTGAACCAGCCTCGGAACCAACGAACAAGAAAGGAAGAACACGCAATTCTATCGCCACACCCGCTTCTCACAGTAAATTTCAGGATATAAACTGGAAAATTAGTTTTCTTACTGCGTTATAACCTGACCATATTGCATATGGGTTTcgttactttcacatcgtttgatgcCCCACGTAAAATTACGTAACATTGCGTTAGAGGcgctttaataaaataattattaagcactGACTGAGACGCGCGAGGACACGCTTTATCAAACTGAAACCAGATACGTAGAATCTAATGGGGAGAGGTAACAGCAGCCAGCTAGTGTTCTGTGTCTAAGGGGTCTGCCAGAATAACAAAGGTAAGTAATGTATGCAgcagtatgtatcacatcaccaccaagatcacTTTAATATGcctggttgtaatgttttatgctgCAATACCGCTATTAATGCTAAGAACAGAACTCTTAACACAGACATGGTAACAATTTCCTTCActccagatatatttcaacttgccttggtcaattATAGTACGGCCAGAGGCTCAGATTgtcccatgcagttgcagtggtgttgatAGTTTTGCTGCAGTGTTCGTAGTTGAAGTATTCTTTACTAGAGGAATAGcataactgtagctaatggataatACTGTAGCCTCTTTCCCAAGGGTCTGAAACTCACATCATCTTAcaatttctgaaacagtttttgttactttcacaTTGTTTGATGCACCTCTACATACCATTATGTAACAACACTATATTATAGGCACATTGATAAAGCACTGAGACACGTCAAACTCAAtaggtgacagcagccagtCTTGTGATGACTGAAGATGATGTGCGACTAATTGGTCTGCCAGGATAACAGaggtatgtatgcattatgtatcacatcacctcTGTTACCTTCCATTATCCTTGAGTGTACTGTTTTAaaaatgctatgaacagaattcttaGCACAAGCATGGTGATAATTTACTTCAGGGA is a window encoding:
- the LOC136244191 gene encoding uncharacterized protein — protein: MAESTVRASSSESSVLPLEYCALLQDETKLHSTPFPVKVKINNLDDIKFYNLGELADEVRSPLHSDSKELAKEIVKKCVDPNDTLYRIETDKALKLKDRSISMLPDCAFKSERNRGDVLVFKDSSTLLYIEVHSKPAYVLTAKKTVLLLFGFLRLLKAFGVSEPEITAFAFPRIDVKRCVVKVSLRYDSTSVSFRYSIKCLTKGEVCLELLKAIRGNQGVCLRAHDRPLSDKYAVYLTTLECNSLLNNSQLCKSKFGILLMNSYKCLKKPILMSSFYQLARLVSGVSISQGIVPAYQEKPHGFYLYNKICHDPLTDDEAKDCCLELVEKVYKVICDIHNNGIMHCDLRMPNICFNEQYMPVLIDLDFCKNFSLFGRDVDMEMFGGELLRLFPQQNPVDDFIKEFMDGKFKKSLLRNSVVSRGTRTLEEVINSR